One region of Streptomyces capillispiralis genomic DNA includes:
- the hpnR gene encoding hopanoid C-3 methylase HpnR, whose translation MRLLLVHPSALMYSEIFLRLEPLGLERVAGAARAAGHEVRVVDLQVLAPRRLRDEVRSFRPEALGISLNYLANIPEAIELAARVKREVPDCFVFFGGHSVSFVAEEVLEQAEGAVDAVVRGEGEPAVAPLLEAVRDGGVEGVPGVVTASGRGPAPLMLHGIDEPLPARDLMRNRRRYFIGELDPCASIEFTRGCPWDCSFCSAWTFYGRSYRKASPEAAADDLAAVREPNVFIVDDVAFIRPEHGNAIAAEVERRRIRKRYYLETRSDVLLRHPEVFERWARLGLRYMFLGMEAIDAEGLDLYRKRVSPDENLRALETARRLGIQVAINLIVDPAWDEERFRVVREFALAVPEIVHFTVMTPYPGTEIWHTESRRLTTRDYRLFDIQHAVVPTTLPLERFYEELVRTQAVIHRKHLGLRTAFGAGRVLARNLLHGQTNFARMLWKFHQVYDPRRQLADHARPVRHELPLPQRLDVGDRRRLYVHTRGAAPGPSARRAPD comes from the coding sequence ATGCGTCTGCTGCTCGTCCACCCGAGCGCCCTGATGTACTCCGAGATCTTCCTCCGGCTCGAACCGCTGGGCCTGGAGCGGGTGGCGGGCGCCGCGCGCGCGGCCGGTCACGAGGTCCGGGTCGTGGACCTCCAGGTGCTCGCTCCGCGCCGGCTGCGCGACGAGGTGCGGTCGTTCCGCCCGGAGGCCCTCGGCATCTCGCTGAACTACCTGGCGAACATCCCCGAGGCGATCGAGCTGGCCGCGCGGGTCAAGCGGGAGGTGCCGGACTGCTTCGTCTTCTTCGGCGGGCACAGTGTCTCGTTCGTCGCCGAGGAGGTCCTGGAGCAGGCGGAGGGAGCGGTCGACGCGGTGGTCCGCGGGGAGGGCGAGCCGGCGGTCGCGCCGCTGCTGGAGGCGGTCCGCGACGGCGGGGTGGAGGGGGTGCCGGGTGTCGTGACGGCGTCCGGGCGGGGCCCCGCCCCGCTGATGCTGCACGGCATCGACGAGCCGCTCCCGGCCCGTGACCTGATGCGCAACCGGCGCCGCTACTTCATCGGCGAGCTCGACCCGTGCGCCTCCATCGAGTTCACCCGCGGCTGCCCCTGGGACTGCTCGTTCTGCTCGGCGTGGACGTTCTACGGCCGCAGCTACCGCAAGGCCTCGCCGGAGGCGGCGGCGGACGACCTGGCGGCCGTCCGCGAGCCGAACGTGTTCATCGTGGACGACGTGGCCTTCATCCGTCCCGAACACGGGAACGCGATCGCCGCGGAGGTGGAGCGGCGGCGCATCCGCAAGCGGTACTACCTGGAGACCCGTTCCGACGTCCTGCTGCGTCATCCTGAGGTGTTCGAGCGGTGGGCGCGGCTGGGGCTGCGCTACATGTTCCTCGGCATGGAGGCGATCGACGCCGAGGGGCTGGACCTGTACCGCAAGCGGGTGAGCCCCGACGAGAACCTCAGGGCGCTGGAGACGGCCCGCCGGCTCGGCATCCAGGTCGCCATCAACCTGATCGTGGACCCGGCCTGGGACGAGGAACGCTTCCGGGTGGTGCGGGAGTTCGCGCTGGCCGTGCCGGAGATCGTGCACTTCACCGTGATGACGCCGTATCCGGGGACGGAGATCTGGCACACCGAGTCGCGCCGGCTCACCACCCGCGACTACCGGCTCTTCGACATCCAGCACGCGGTGGTGCCCACGACGCTGCCGCTGGAGCGCTTCTACGAGGAGCTGGTGCGCACCCAGGCGGTCATCCACCGCAAACACCTGGGGCTGCGCACGGCGTTCGGCGCCGGGCGGGTGCTGGCCCGCAACCTGCTGCACGGGCAGACGAACTTCGCCCGCATGCTGTGGAAGTTCCACCAGGTCTACGACCCGCGCCGGCAACTCGCCGACCACGCGCGGCCGGTGCGGCACGAGCTGCCGCTGCCCCAGCGCCTCGACGTCGGCGACCGGCGCAGGCTGTACGTCCACACCCGGGGCGCGGCACCGGGCCCGTCGGCCCGCCGGGCGCCGGACTAG
- a CDS encoding DMT family transporter, which yields MGIAVLASLAAGVCFAVAGVLQQWAAAARPDAEALTARLLGHLARDRLWLCGIGLAVVAYGFQSLALAFGPLSLVQPLIVAELVFAVPLSARLHRLRLGPREWSGTLAVAAGLALALLSARPRGGDPREAGLLPWLLTVGVVGAVVCGALAAGRVLAGPWRASATALAAGAVMGTQSVLLAATVDRLRHGLLPALAAWQTYALVVASVGGLLLIQSAFQQGPLAASMTVLDATEPVVAVTVGMLLFDEAVRTGWPVSAVTVAGLALVAAGIAVLDTSPVIAASHGRRRDGGG from the coding sequence ATGGGGATCGCCGTCCTCGCCTCGCTCGCCGCCGGTGTCTGCTTCGCCGTCGCGGGGGTCCTTCAGCAGTGGGCGGCCGCGGCGCGGCCGGACGCGGAGGCGCTCACGGCACGGCTGCTGGGGCACCTGGCGCGCGACCGGCTGTGGCTGTGCGGGATCGGGCTGGCGGTGGTGGCGTACGGGTTCCAGTCGCTGGCGCTGGCGTTCGGGCCGCTGAGCCTGGTGCAGCCGCTGATCGTCGCCGAGCTGGTCTTCGCCGTGCCGCTGTCGGCCCGGCTGCACCGGCTGCGGCTGGGCCCGCGCGAGTGGTCGGGCACGCTCGCGGTGGCGGCGGGTCTGGCGCTGGCCCTGCTCTCCGCCCGCCCGCGCGGCGGCGACCCGCGGGAGGCCGGTCTGCTGCCGTGGCTGCTGACCGTGGGCGTGGTCGGCGCCGTGGTGTGCGGTGCCCTCGCGGCCGGGCGGGTGCTGGCGGGTCCCTGGCGTGCCTCGGCGACGGCGCTCGCCGCCGGGGCGGTGATGGGCACCCAGTCCGTGCTGCTGGCCGCGACCGTGGACCGGCTGCGGCACGGGCTGCTCCCGGCCCTGGCCGCCTGGCAGACCTACGCCCTCGTGGTGGCCAGCGTGGGCGGGCTGCTGCTCATCCAGAGCGCCTTCCAGCAGGGCCCGCTCGCCGCGAGCATGACCGTCCTGGACGCGACGGAGCCGGTGGTGGCGGTGACCGTGGGGATGCTGCTCTTCGACGAGGCGGTCCGCACGGGCTGGCCGGTCTCCGCCGTGACGGTGGCGGGGCTGGCGCTGGTGGCGGCGGGGATCGCCGTCCTGGACACCTCACCGGTCATCGCGGCGTCGCACGGGCGGAGACGGGACGGCGGGGGGTGA
- a CDS encoding DUF742 domain-containing protein, producing the protein MATPPDGSSAGNWSYGPAQGQNDGSQNRYGYPSAPHHRQPYAPQGPGPSPYDQPHAPRIQPVQPQRRAPEPAPAGASNNPLVRPYAMTGGRTRPRYQLAIEALVHTTAQPHQMQGQLPEHQRICNLCREIKSVAEISALLTIPLGVARILVADLAEAGLVAIHQPGGDESAGGQPDVTLLERVLSGLRKL; encoded by the coding sequence GTGGCAACACCCCCAGACGGTTCATCCGCGGGCAACTGGTCGTACGGCCCCGCCCAGGGCCAGAACGACGGTTCCCAGAACCGGTACGGTTACCCCTCCGCGCCACACCACCGGCAGCCGTACGCTCCGCAGGGCCCCGGTCCTTCGCCGTACGACCAGCCGCATGCCCCACGCATCCAGCCCGTGCAGCCGCAGCGCCGAGCACCCGAACCGGCGCCCGCCGGGGCGTCGAACAATCCCCTGGTGCGCCCGTACGCCATGACGGGCGGCCGCACCAGGCCGCGGTACCAGCTCGCCATCGAGGCGCTGGTGCACACCACCGCGCAGCCGCACCAGATGCAGGGGCAGTTGCCCGAGCATCAGCGGATCTGCAACCTCTGCCGGGAGATCAAGTCGGTGGCCGAGATCTCGGCCCTGCTGACCATCCCTCTCGGTGTGGCCAGGATCCTCGTCGCCGACTTGGCGGAGGCGGGACTGGTCGCCATTCATCAGCCCGGCGGCGACGAGAGCGCCGGCGGCCAGCCAGACGTGACACTGCTCGAAAGGGTGCTCAGTGGACTTCGCAAGCTCTAG
- a CDS encoding SDR family NAD(P)-dependent oxidoreductase encodes MTTTGSGSTYDPPADPARGAAASARAAARGHGPPPRTDRRVALVTGASSGIGAATARRFAAGGWHLLLSGRDRRRLEETASGTSAVLLPADLAAPEGARMLAEAALRKTGRIDVLVAGAGIGWAGPFLTMPHTDIDRVLFLDLNATLHLVREVLPAMVEAGRGRVVLVGSVAGSVGVRDEAVYSAAKAGLAAFAEALRQELRGTGVGVTLVVPGPVETGFFARRGTPYDRSHPRPTSAGRVAAAVWDAVAESRDDTYVPAWLTLPARVRALTPRLYRRLLNHFG; translated from the coding sequence GTGACCACCACCGGCTCCGGCTCCACCTACGACCCTCCGGCGGACCCCGCCCGCGGTGCCGCCGCCTCCGCCCGGGCGGCCGCGCGCGGCCACGGGCCACCGCCCCGCACGGACCGGCGCGTCGCCCTCGTCACCGGCGCCTCCTCGGGCATCGGCGCGGCCACCGCGCGGCGCTTCGCCGCCGGGGGCTGGCACCTGCTGCTCAGCGGCCGGGACCGGCGCCGGCTGGAGGAGACCGCGTCCGGCACCTCCGCGGTCCTGCTGCCCGCCGACCTCGCCGCCCCGGAGGGGGCGCGGATGCTGGCGGAGGCGGCCCTGCGCAAGACCGGCCGGATCGACGTGCTGGTCGCCGGGGCGGGCATCGGCTGGGCGGGGCCATTCCTGACGATGCCGCACACCGACATCGACCGGGTGCTGTTCCTGGACCTCAACGCCACGCTGCACCTCGTCCGGGAGGTGCTGCCCGCCATGGTCGAGGCCGGCCGCGGCCGGGTGGTGCTCGTCGGCTCGGTGGCCGGCAGCGTGGGAGTACGGGACGAAGCGGTGTACTCCGCCGCCAAGGCCGGACTCGCCGCGTTCGCCGAGGCGCTGCGGCAGGAACTGCGCGGCACGGGCGTCGGGGTGACGCTCGTCGTGCCCGGTCCCGTCGAGACGGGCTTCTTCGCCCGCCGCGGCACCCCGTACGACCGTTCCCACCCCCGGCCCACCTCGGCCGGCCGGGTCGCGGCCGCCGTCTGGGACGCCGTCGCCGAGTCCCGCGACGACACCTACGTCCCCGCCTGGCTCACCCTCCCGGCCCGCGTGCGGGCCCTCACCCCCCGCCTCTACCGCAGACTCCTGAACCACTTCGGCTGA
- a CDS encoding acyl-CoA carboxylase subunit beta, producing the protein MTVLDEAPGEPTDARGRVAELHEIRAQALAGPSEKATKAQHAKGKLTARERIELLLDPGSFREVEQLRRHRASGFGLEEKKPYTDGVITGWGTVEGRTVFVYAHDFRIFGGALGEAHATKIHKIMDMAIAAGAPLVSLNDGAGARIQEGVSALAGYGGIFQRNTKASGVIPQISVMLGPCAGGAAYSPALTDFVFMVRETSQMFITGPDVVKAVTGEEITQNGLGGADVHAETSGVCHFAYDDEETCIHEVRYLLSLLPQNNRENPPRVESSDAAERRSEVLLDLVPADGNRPYDMAKVIEEIVDDGEFLEVHERWARNIICALARMDGQVVGIVANQPQSLAGVLDIEASEKAARFVQMCDAFNIPILTFLDVPGFLPGVDQEHGGIIRHGAKLLYAYCNATVPRISLILRKAYGGAYIVMDSQSIGADLTYAWPTNEIAVMGAEGAANVIFRRQIAEAEDPDAMRARMVKEYKSELMHPYYAAERGLVDDVIDPAETREVLIRSLAMLQTKHADLPSRKHGNPPQ; encoded by the coding sequence ATGACCGTTTTGGATGAGGCGCCGGGTGAGCCCACCGACGCGCGCGGACGCGTGGCCGAACTGCACGAGATCCGTGCCCAGGCACTGGCCGGCCCGAGCGAGAAGGCGACCAAGGCGCAGCACGCCAAGGGCAAGCTGACCGCGCGGGAGCGCATCGAACTCCTGTTGGACCCCGGCTCCTTCCGTGAGGTGGAGCAGCTGCGCCGGCACCGCGCGTCCGGCTTCGGTCTGGAGGAGAAGAAGCCCTACACCGATGGTGTGATCACGGGCTGGGGCACGGTCGAGGGCCGTACGGTCTTCGTCTACGCCCATGATTTCCGGATCTTCGGTGGTGCGCTGGGTGAGGCGCACGCCACGAAGATCCACAAGATCATGGACATGGCCATCGCGGCGGGTGCGCCGCTGGTGTCGCTGAACGACGGCGCGGGGGCCCGTATCCAGGAGGGCGTCTCGGCGCTGGCGGGGTACGGCGGGATCTTCCAGCGGAACACGAAGGCCTCGGGTGTGATCCCGCAGATCAGTGTGATGCTGGGCCCGTGTGCGGGGGGTGCCGCGTACAGTCCGGCGCTGACGGACTTCGTGTTCATGGTGCGTGAGACGTCGCAGATGTTCATCACCGGGCCGGACGTGGTCAAGGCGGTGACGGGCGAGGAGATCACCCAGAACGGTCTGGGCGGTGCGGATGTGCACGCCGAGACCTCGGGTGTGTGCCACTTCGCCTACGACGACGAGGAGACGTGCATCCACGAGGTGCGCTACCTGCTGTCGCTGCTGCCGCAGAACAACCGCGAGAACCCGCCCCGGGTGGAGTCCTCCGACGCCGCCGAGCGCCGCAGCGAGGTGCTGCTGGACCTGGTGCCGGCCGACGGGAACCGGCCGTACGACATGGCGAAGGTGATCGAGGAGATCGTCGACGACGGCGAGTTCCTGGAGGTCCACGAGCGGTGGGCGCGCAACATCATCTGCGCGCTGGCCCGGATGGACGGTCAGGTCGTCGGCATCGTCGCCAACCAGCCGCAGTCGCTGGCGGGTGTGCTGGACATCGAGGCGTCCGAGAAGGCCGCCCGCTTCGTCCAGATGTGCGACGCCTTCAACATCCCGATCCTCACCTTCCTGGACGTCCCCGGCTTCCTCCCGGGCGTCGACCAGGAGCACGGGGGCATCATCCGTCACGGCGCGAAGCTGCTGTACGCGTACTGCAACGCCACCGTGCCGCGGATCTCGCTGATCCTGCGCAAGGCCTACGGCGGCGCGTACATCGTCATGGACTCCCAGTCCATCGGCGCGGACCTGACGTACGCCTGGCCGACGAACGAGATCGCGGTGATGGGCGCCGAGGGCGCGGCGAACGTCATCTTCCGCCGGCAGATCGCCGAGGCGGAGGACCCGGACGCCATGCGGGCCCGGATGGTCAAGGAGTACAAGTCCGAGCTGATGCACCCGTACTACGCGGCCGAACGCGGTCTGGTCGACGACGTCATCGACCCCGCCGAGACCCGCGAGGTGCTGATCCGTTCACTGGCGATGCTGCAGACCAAGCACGCCGATCTGCCGTCCCGCAAGCACGGCAACCCGCCGCAGTAA
- a CDS encoding glycosyltransferase, with translation MPSVAVLVELLRRDTSGGHVKCWEHFAHSAARLPERLPVDRDGTPLDLTVYFLGDREHVEPLGPHVRLVMLRPVLSTAAIRSADSAEDVCDLAPWHPRLAALLPRHDVWHLTHSFAFATTAVRLDRHAARRSAPRPRLIGSVHTDVPLLAPVYARYLADRWLPGTHPRADDLLARRAETRLRRRRDRLLAHCERVLVPTPEGRAELARTLGPHRVAPLRRGIDHDLFRPDPTARARLAREYGVPADRPLVLFAGRLDATKGVPLLAESVRLLRAQGTAAHLVMAGSGAEEDTVRRLLGPDVTLLGPLPQDRLARVYAGCDVFAFPSRTETSGNVVAEAMASGLAVVLPEGARTTRWLTAPGRDGVVVPRDDPLAWADALRPLLDRPAAREAVRHRAAATSRTSHPTWDRVLAEDLLPVWSRPARTPRRAPRAGRASGTHAP, from the coding sequence GTGCCCTCGGTAGCGGTCCTGGTGGAGCTGCTGCGGCGCGACACGTCGGGCGGCCATGTGAAGTGCTGGGAACACTTCGCGCACAGCGCCGCCCGCCTCCCCGAGCGCCTGCCCGTCGACCGCGACGGCACCCCGCTCGACCTGACCGTCTACTTCCTCGGCGACCGGGAGCACGTGGAACCGCTGGGCCCGCACGTCCGGCTCGTCATGCTCCGGCCGGTGCTCAGCACGGCCGCGATCCGGTCGGCCGACAGCGCCGAGGACGTCTGCGACCTCGCGCCCTGGCATCCGCGCCTCGCGGCCCTGCTGCCCCGGCACGACGTCTGGCACCTCACCCACAGCTTCGCCTTCGCCACCACCGCCGTACGGCTGGACCGCCACGCGGCCCGCCGGTCCGCCCCCCGGCCCCGGCTCATCGGCTCGGTGCACACCGACGTCCCGCTGCTGGCCCCCGTCTACGCCCGCTACCTCGCCGACCGCTGGCTGCCCGGCACCCACCCGCGCGCCGACGACCTCCTCGCCCGCCGCGCGGAGACCCGGCTGCGCCGCCGCCGGGACCGGCTGCTGGCCCACTGCGAACGCGTACTGGTCCCGACCCCCGAAGGACGCGCGGAACTCGCCCGCACCCTCGGCCCGCACCGCGTGGCCCCGCTGCGCCGCGGCATCGACCACGACCTCTTCCGGCCCGACCCCACCGCACGCGCCCGGCTCGCGCGCGAGTACGGCGTACCGGCCGACCGCCCGCTGGTGCTGTTCGCCGGCCGGCTCGACGCCACCAAGGGAGTGCCGCTGCTGGCCGAGAGCGTCCGGCTGCTGCGCGCCCAGGGCACAGCCGCACACCTGGTCATGGCCGGTTCGGGCGCCGAGGAGGACACCGTGCGCCGGCTGCTCGGACCGGACGTCACCCTGCTCGGGCCGCTCCCGCAGGACCGGCTGGCCCGGGTGTACGCGGGCTGCGACGTCTTCGCCTTCCCGTCCCGCACGGAGACCAGCGGCAACGTCGTCGCCGAGGCGATGGCGTCGGGCCTCGCGGTGGTCCTCCCCGAGGGCGCGCGCACCACCCGCTGGCTCACCGCACCCGGCCGGGACGGCGTCGTCGTCCCCCGGGACGACCCCCTGGCCTGGGCGGACGCCCTGCGCCCGCTGCTCGACCGCCCCGCCGCACGCGAGGCGGTACGGCACCGGGCGGCCGCGACGTCCAGGACCAGCCACCCCACCTGGGACCGGGTGCTGGCGGAGGACCTCCTGCCGGTCTGGTCCCGCCCCGCCCGGACACCCCGGCGCGCCCCGAGGGCCGGCCGCGCCTCCGGCACCCACGCCCCGTGA
- a CDS encoding GTP-binding protein, translating to MDFASSSGGPSRSTTSAKIVVAGGFGVGKTTFVGAVSEINPLRTEAVMTSASAGIDDLTHTGDKTTTTVAMDFGRITLDQDLILYLFGTPGQDRFWFMWDDLVRGAIGAIVLVDTRRLADCFPAVDYFENSGLPFVIALNGFDGQQPYNPDEVREALQIGPDTPIITTDARHRADAKSALITLVEHALMARLR from the coding sequence GTGGACTTCGCAAGCTCTAGCGGCGGTCCTTCCCGCTCCACCACCTCGGCGAAGATCGTGGTGGCGGGTGGCTTCGGCGTGGGCAAGACCACGTTCGTCGGGGCCGTTTCGGAGATCAACCCGCTGCGCACGGAGGCCGTCATGACGTCTGCTTCGGCAGGCATCGACGACCTCACCCACACCGGGGACAAGACCACCACCACGGTCGCCATGGACTTCGGCCGCATCACGCTGGACCAGGACCTGATCCTGTACCTGTTCGGCACCCCCGGTCAGGACCGTTTCTGGTTCATGTGGGACGACCTGGTGCGCGGTGCCATCGGGGCGATCGTGCTGGTGGACACCCGCCGTCTCGCCGACTGCTTCCCCGCGGTCGACTACTTCGAGAACTCGGGTCTCCCCTTCGTGATCGCGCTCAACGGCTTCGACGGTCAGCAGCCGTACAACCCGGACGAGGTCCGGGAGGCTCTGCAGATCGGGCCCGACACTCCGATCATCACGACGGACGCGCGGCATCGTGCCGACGCGAAGTCGGCGCTGATCACTCTCGTGGAGCACGCGCTGATGGCGCGCCTGCGCTAG
- a CDS encoding polysaccharide lyase 8 family protein — protein MTSRGIRPGVTRRALFTAAAVLAASGAGAAPPSGGGTAPDPYDALRRRWLDLTLGTGYDPAAEPYASRLAETGERARAHRNTMRPAPGSLWPGHPFDPPAGITLALGRLWTMTRAHVQPGTGLTGDPGLLADVLRGLDHLLTTVYHPSTTPYGNWWEWRIGSPRPLTDIVAALHDEAGPDRIAAACAAVGHFVPDSALADYSGTSTGANRVDLCRGVALSGVLGRAPARIALARDALSPVFPHVTEGDGLHADGSFVQHTRVAYSGTYGQVLLDGIGRLLALLAGSDWEVTDPRRQTVLDSVEHAFAPLIHDGLVMDGVNGRAISRGHLRNDDRHVMRSDHFHGGQLIAAIALLAEAASRAERDRWHARVKGWIERDTVSPILTSRQFDVADLARLHAIAAAPLPAAPEPVGHHLFAAMDRAVHRRPGFTVSIAMASDRIAHYECGNGENPRGWHTGAGMVSWWAPGLGDQYTDWFWPTVDWYRLPGTTVSTRRLPDRAGGEWGEPRPDVRWTGGTTDGEYAAVGQHLKGLGSTLEARKSWFCADDAVICLGAGITCADGVPVETIVDNRNLGESGTHALTRGPGWAHLEGHGGWLVLDGDLRTLREDRTGAWSDINTTSTTERRTRRWQTLWLDHGTDPVDAGYAYVLLPGATRHDVTRRAAERHWLRILANDAGRQAVEVPALGLTAANFWQPGTAGPLTAASPASVLLRRHGRTATLCVSDPTRTGEPVDIVWEHPVRSVPKAPESVEILQTGRRLRVRVTPGVAGSGHLCEVALS, from the coding sequence ATGACATCCAGAGGGATCCGGCCGGGCGTCACCCGCCGCGCGCTGTTCACCGCCGCCGCCGTCCTCGCGGCGTCGGGGGCGGGCGCGGCGCCCCCGTCCGGCGGCGGGACCGCACCGGACCCGTACGACGCCCTCCGCCGGCGCTGGCTCGACCTCACCCTCGGCACCGGGTACGACCCGGCCGCCGAACCGTACGCCTCGCGACTGGCCGAGACGGGCGAGCGGGCCCGCGCCCACCGGAACACCATGCGGCCCGCCCCCGGCTCCCTCTGGCCCGGCCACCCCTTCGACCCGCCCGCCGGCATCACCCTCGCCCTCGGCCGCCTGTGGACCATGACCCGGGCCCACGTCCAGCCCGGCACCGGCCTCACCGGCGACCCGGGCCTCCTCGCCGACGTCCTGCGCGGCCTCGACCACCTCCTGACCACCGTCTACCACCCGTCCACCACGCCGTACGGCAACTGGTGGGAGTGGCGCATCGGCAGCCCGCGCCCGCTCACCGACATCGTCGCCGCCCTCCACGACGAGGCGGGCCCCGACCGGATCGCCGCGGCCTGCGCGGCCGTCGGCCACTTCGTCCCCGACTCCGCGCTCGCCGACTACTCCGGCACCTCCACCGGCGCCAACCGCGTCGACCTGTGCCGCGGCGTCGCCCTCAGCGGCGTCCTCGGCCGCGCCCCGGCGCGGATCGCCCTCGCCAGGGACGCGCTCTCACCGGTCTTCCCCCACGTCACCGAGGGCGACGGGCTCCACGCCGACGGCTCGTTCGTCCAGCACACCCGGGTCGCCTACTCGGGGACGTACGGACAGGTCCTGCTCGACGGGATCGGCCGGCTCCTCGCGCTGCTCGCCGGCTCCGACTGGGAGGTCACCGACCCCCGGCGGCAGACCGTCCTCGACAGCGTGGAACACGCCTTCGCGCCGCTCATCCACGACGGTCTGGTGATGGACGGCGTCAACGGCCGCGCCATCAGCCGCGGTCACCTCAGGAACGACGACCGGCACGTCATGCGCTCCGACCACTTCCACGGCGGACAACTGATCGCGGCCATCGCACTCCTCGCCGAAGCCGCGAGCCGCGCGGAGCGCGACCGCTGGCACGCGCGCGTGAAGGGCTGGATCGAACGGGACACCGTCTCCCCGATCCTCACCTCGCGCCAGTTCGACGTGGCCGACCTGGCCCGGCTGCACGCCATCGCCGCCGCACCCCTGCCCGCCGCGCCCGAACCGGTCGGCCACCACCTCTTCGCGGCCATGGACCGTGCCGTGCACCGCCGCCCCGGCTTCACCGTGAGCATCGCCATGGCGAGCGACCGCATCGCCCACTACGAGTGCGGCAACGGCGAGAACCCCCGCGGCTGGCACACCGGCGCCGGCATGGTCTCCTGGTGGGCGCCCGGCCTCGGCGACCAGTACACGGACTGGTTCTGGCCCACCGTCGACTGGTACCGGCTGCCCGGCACCACCGTCTCCACCCGCCGTCTGCCCGACCGGGCCGGCGGCGAGTGGGGCGAGCCGCGACCGGACGTGCGCTGGACCGGCGGCACCACCGACGGCGAGTACGCGGCGGTCGGCCAGCACCTCAAGGGCCTCGGCTCGACCCTGGAGGCCCGCAAGTCCTGGTTCTGCGCCGACGACGCGGTGATCTGCCTCGGAGCCGGCATCACCTGCGCCGACGGCGTCCCGGTCGAGACGATCGTCGACAACCGCAACCTCGGGGAGTCCGGCACCCACGCCCTCACCCGCGGACCCGGCTGGGCCCACCTGGAGGGCCACGGCGGCTGGCTCGTCCTCGACGGCGACCTGCGCACCCTGCGCGAGGACCGCACCGGAGCCTGGTCCGACATCAACACCACGAGTACGACCGAGCGCCGCACCCGCCGCTGGCAGACGCTCTGGCTGGACCACGGCACCGACCCCGTCGACGCCGGCTACGCCTACGTGCTCCTGCCCGGCGCCACCCGGCACGACGTCACCCGCCGCGCCGCCGAGCGCCACTGGCTGCGGATCCTCGCCAACGACGCCGGCCGGCAGGCGGTCGAGGTCCCCGCGCTCGGCCTCACCGCCGCCAACTTCTGGCAGCCGGGCACCGCCGGACCCCTCACCGCCGCCTCCCCGGCGAGCGTGCTGCTCCGCCGGCACGGGCGTACCGCTACCCTCTGTGTGAGCGACCCGACCCGAACGGGTGAACCGGTGGACATCGTCTGGGAGCACCCGGTGCGGAGTGTGCCGAAGGCCCCCGAGTCCGTGGAAATCCTGCAAACCGGCCGCCGGCTGCGCGTGCGCGTCACCCCGGGGGTGGCAGGCTCCGGCCATCTCTGTGAGGTGGCTCTCAGCTGA
- a CDS encoding acyl-CoA carboxylase epsilon subunit, whose amino-acid sequence MSTPDIRVEKGHAEPEEVAALTALLLARAAAQPSAEAPAHRGRARAGWRRLEREGGFRAPHSWR is encoded by the coding sequence ATGAGCACACCTGACATCCGCGTCGAGAAGGGCCACGCCGAGCCCGAGGAGGTCGCCGCCCTGACGGCGCTCCTGCTGGCCCGGGCGGCCGCCCAGCCGTCCGCCGAGGCGCCGGCCCACCGGGGCCGCGCACGGGCCGGCTGGCGCCGCCTGGAGCGCGAGGGCGGCTTCCGCGCCCCGCACAGCTGGCGCTGA
- a CDS encoding roadblock/LC7 domain-containing protein encodes MSQAAQNLNWLITNFVDNTPGVSHTVVVSADGLLLAMSEGFPRDRADQLAAVASGLTSLTAGASRIFEGGSVNQTVVEMERGFLFIMSISDGSSLAVLAHPEADIGLIGYEMALLVDRAGTVLTPDLRAELQGSLLN; translated from the coding sequence ATGAGCCAGGCGGCACAGAACCTGAACTGGTTGATCACCAACTTCGTGGACAACACCCCGGGGGTGTCCCACACGGTGGTGGTCTCCGCCGACGGACTCCTTCTGGCGATGTCCGAAGGCTTCCCCCGTGACCGCGCCGACCAGCTCGCGGCCGTCGCATCCGGCCTGACGTCCTTGACGGCAGGCGCGTCCCGGATCTTCGAGGGTGGCAGCGTGAACCAGACGGTTGTGGAGATGGAGCGGGGATTCCTGTTCATCATGTCCATTTCCGACGGTTCGTCACTCGCGGTTCTCGCACATCCGGAGGCGGACATCGGCCTCATTGGGTACGAGATGGCGCTTCTGGTGGACCGTGCCGGTACGGTCCTGACCCCGGATCTTCGGGCGGAGCTCCAGGGCAGCCTTCTCAACTAA